The DNA sequence GCTATATGGTTAGGGGTTGCAGTTGGTTTAGGTTTCATGGTGTTTTATAAAATACAACTGGATGAAAAATTCTTGTTTGCAATAATAATTGGCTTTGTACCTATTGGTGTAGATGGTATTGGTCAGCTTTTTGGTTTTTGGGAGAGCACAAACATTATTAGACTTATAACCGGTTTATTAGCTGGAGGAGTTTGTGGATTAGCTATAGGTATAATTGTGGATGAATTTAAAGGAATATTTTCTATTAATAAACTAAAATTTCTGCATAAAGAGTAGTAACAATATTTATAACATAAGATTAGATCAGTACTTCGGAAAGTAGAAATTTATACTATTTTTTACTCTGCAACAACTCAACCTCATAAGACCAACAAACATGA is a window from the Candidatus Thermoplasmatota archaeon genome containing:
- a CDS encoding DUF2085 domain-containing protein: MAPIMLPKGSVRNLSGVVAVFDNEHVIDSMSFPWSFVYASGDRLCHQIAERSFFINGNQMPFCVRCTAIWLGVAVGLGFMVFYKIQLDEKFLFAIIIGFVPIGVDGIGQLFGFWESTNIIRLITGLLAGGVCGLAIGIIVDEFKGIFSINKLKFLHKE